A single Methanolobus sp. ZRKC5 DNA region contains:
- a CDS encoding acetolactate synthase large subunit: MTESTEKMTGARAFIECLYREGVDTIFGYPGGVLLPIYDELYDADIRHILVRHEQAAAHAAEGYARATGKTGVCLATSGPGATNLVTGIANAYMDSIPMVIFTGQVPSSLLGNDAFQEANITGITMPITKHNYLVQDANDLPRIIKEAFHIASTGRQGPVLIDLPKDITVQEIDFYYPDKVELRGYKPTYQGNLQQIKKAASKIEMSKNPVIYAGGGVISSDASKELFEFAEKINAPVTTTLTGMGGFPVEHPLFLGMPGMHGTKYANYAIQESDLLIAVGVRFDDRVTGKLKAFASNAKIIHIDIDPAEISKNVKVDVPIVGDAKWILQKLLKYSSPAQSEAWIKRIDHWKKDNPLYYVEPATGDGIKPQYIVEQISEACKDAIIVTEVGQHQMWAAQYFRFSEARTFITSGGLGTMGYGFPASIGAKIARPDKVVFDISGDGSFQMNSQELATAVQENVPVIVAIFNNGYLGMVRQWQELFHDKRYSSTCIQDSVDFVKLAEAYGALGLRATKRDEVRPAIEQAIASGRPTVIDFVVECEENVSPMVPAGAAINEIMDLERKE, encoded by the coding sequence ATGACTGAATCGACGGAAAAAATGACAGGTGCAAGAGCCTTCATCGAGTGCCTGTACAGAGAAGGTGTTGATACCATCTTCGGGTATCCGGGAGGCGTACTGCTCCCTATATACGATGAACTTTATGATGCGGATATCCGTCATATACTAGTCCGCCACGAACAGGCTGCCGCCCACGCAGCAGAAGGATATGCAAGGGCAACTGGAAAGACAGGCGTCTGCCTTGCAACTTCAGGACCCGGTGCAACAAACCTTGTAACAGGCATTGCAAATGCATACATGGACTCCATACCAATGGTAATCTTCACCGGACAGGTACCAAGTTCCCTGCTTGGAAATGATGCTTTCCAGGAAGCAAACATTACCGGCATCACAATGCCAATTACCAAGCATAATTACCTTGTACAGGATGCAAATGATCTTCCAAGAATTATCAAAGAAGCATTTCATATCGCATCCACAGGCAGACAGGGACCGGTACTCATTGACCTTCCAAAGGATATCACTGTTCAGGAAATTGATTTCTACTACCCTGATAAAGTAGAACTGCGAGGATACAAACCCACGTATCAAGGTAACCTCCAGCAGATAAAAAAGGCAGCTTCTAAGATAGAAATGTCAAAAAACCCTGTTATTTATGCAGGTGGCGGAGTCATTAGTTCAGATGCAAGCAAAGAGCTTTTTGAATTTGCAGAGAAGATCAACGCCCCTGTAACAACAACCCTTACAGGAATGGGCGGATTCCCTGTAGAACATCCACTGTTTTTGGGAATGCCCGGCATGCATGGAACCAAATATGCAAACTATGCCATCCAGGAATCAGACCTTTTGATCGCAGTTGGAGTAAGATTCGATGACAGGGTCACAGGCAAACTCAAAGCATTTGCATCCAATGCAAAGATAATCCACATAGACATCGATCCTGCAGAGATCTCGAAGAATGTAAAGGTTGACGTACCAATTGTAGGAGATGCGAAGTGGATACTCCAAAAATTATTGAAGTATTCATCACCAGCACAATCCGAAGCATGGATAAAAAGGATAGACCACTGGAAGAAGGACAATCCTCTTTACTACGTGGAACCTGCAACTGGTGATGGAATTAAACCCCAGTATATCGTCGAGCAGATAAGTGAGGCATGCAAGGATGCTATTATTGTTACCGAAGTAGGACAGCACCAGATGTGGGCTGCCCAGTACTTCAGATTCAGCGAAGCAAGGACCTTTATCACATCCGGAGGACTTGGAACCATGGGATACGGATTCCCCGCATCCATTGGTGCCAAGATAGCAAGACCTGACAAAGTGGTCTTCGACATTTCAGGTGACGGTTCATTCCAGATGAACTCACAGGAACTTGCAACAGCAGTTCAGGAAAATGTACCTGTAATAGTAGCGATCTTCAACAATGGCTACCTTGGAATGGTCAGACAATGGCAGGAACTTTTCCATGATAAGAGATACTCTTCAACCTGCATACAAGACAGCGTTGACTTCGTAAAACTTGCAGAGGCATATGGTGCACTTGGACTTCGGGCCACCAAACGTGATGAAGTACGTCCGGCCATTGAACAGGCTATCGCTTCAGGAAGACCCACAGTAATTGATTTTGTTGTGGAATGCGAAGAGAATGTATCGCCTATGGTGCCAGCAGGTGCTGCAATTAACGAAATAATGGATCTGGAGAGGAAAGAATGA
- a CDS encoding (R)-citramalate synthase, with protein sequence MVLFENIRFLDTTLRDGEQTPGVALSSEDKVAIATKLDELGVDVIEAGSAITSEGERESIRAVVAEGLNAEICSYCRIMKPDVDYALACDVDSIHLVAPVSDLHINVKLKKDRETVRQMAVDVTEYAKEHGLIVELSGEDASRADVEFLKSLYNDGVEAGADRLCFCDTVGLLVPERTEVIFSDICSAVKAPVSIHCHNDFGLGTANTIAALKSGAQQAHVTINGIGERSGNTALEEVVMSIEWLYKCKTRINTKEIFKTSRLVSRLTGLPVAPNKALIGGNAFTHEAGIHVHGLLADTSTYEPIKPEVLGRERKIVLGKHAGKSSVTLAVKEMGFEVDDAQLHEILNRVKELGDHGKKVTDADLQAITDTVLNIQRDVRVVLEEFTVVSGNKVTPTASVKMKVDGKEVVEAGIGDGPVDATLESIKKGISGIADVQLEEYHVDAISGGTDALVEVLVKLSKNGKMVTSRGSRTDIVMASVEAVLNGINRLI encoded by the coding sequence ATTGTATTATTCGAAAATATCCGGTTTTTAGACACAACTCTTAGAGATGGTGAACAGACACCAGGTGTAGCACTTAGCAGCGAAGATAAAGTAGCCATTGCTACAAAGCTGGATGAGCTTGGTGTAGACGTTATAGAGGCAGGCTCGGCCATCACCTCTGAAGGTGAACGCGAATCCATAAGAGCCGTGGTTGCTGAAGGATTAAACGCGGAGATATGCAGCTACTGCAGGATAATGAAACCAGATGTTGATTATGCACTGGCATGCGATGTAGATTCTATCCATCTTGTAGCTCCGGTTTCAGACCTTCATATCAATGTGAAGCTTAAGAAAGACAGGGAAACCGTAAGGCAGATGGCTGTGGACGTAACAGAATACGCAAAGGAACACGGCCTTATTGTTGAGCTTAGCGGAGAAGACGCTTCCAGGGCTGATGTTGAGTTCCTTAAGTCATTATACAATGACGGAGTGGAAGCAGGAGCCGACAGATTATGCTTCTGTGATACCGTCGGATTGCTTGTTCCTGAAAGAACGGAAGTCATTTTTAGCGACATCTGCTCTGCAGTTAAAGCACCTGTGAGCATTCACTGTCATAATGACTTTGGTCTTGGAACAGCTAACACCATAGCAGCCCTGAAGTCGGGCGCACAGCAGGCCCATGTTACTATCAACGGTATTGGTGAAAGATCTGGTAACACAGCCCTCGAGGAAGTCGTGATGAGCATCGAATGGCTCTACAAATGTAAGACAAGGATCAATACGAAAGAGATCTTCAAGACCTCAAGGCTTGTAAGCAGACTCACAGGGCTACCCGTAGCACCAAACAAGGCACTTATCGGCGGTAATGCGTTCACCCATGAGGCTGGCATCCACGTACATGGCCTGCTGGCAGACACAAGTACGTATGAACCAATAAAACCCGAAGTGCTTGGCAGGGAAAGAAAGATCGTACTTGGCAAGCATGCAGGCAAGAGTTCAGTAACACTGGCAGTCAAAGAAATGGGATTTGAAGTCGATGATGCCCAGCTGCATGAGATACTTAACCGCGTCAAGGAACTGGGAGACCACGGTAAGAAGGTCACAGATGCAGACCTGCAGGCAATTACCGACACTGTGCTCAATATTCAGAGAGATGTAAGGGTAGTCCTCGAAGAATTCACAGTAGTGTCAGGTAACAAGGTAACTCCAACTGCTTCTGTAAAAATGAAGGTGGACGGAAAGGAAGTAGTAGAAGCAGGCATTGGAGACGGACCTGTTGATGCAACACTTGAAAGCATCAAGAAGGGTATATCAGGAATTGCCGATGTGCAGCTTGAAGAATACCATGTCGATGCCATCAGCGGAGGAACTGATGCTCTTGTAGAGGTGTTGGTAAAACTCTCAAAGAATGGGAAAATGGTCACATCCAGAGGATCACGCACAGACATAGTCATGGCTTCTGTGGAAGCAGTCCTTAATGGAATAAACCGTCTCATCTGA